The proteins below are encoded in one region of Malaclemys terrapin pileata isolate rMalTer1 chromosome 20, rMalTer1.hap1, whole genome shotgun sequence:
- the LOC128826767 gene encoding SPARC-related modular calcium-binding protein 1-like, which produces MSCLRWGLLLLLGGPALAAPLRWDRSPFIISESERGPPCPAECPRERHRPVCASDGKLYKSQCVFQRARCQEPLLQALPRFRCGGAHHDPTSLNLTRCQEDRAAALARRQADSIYVPECNEDGSFLQVQCHRQTGYCWCATTEGKPVSGTSVLNQTPNCTGSYVVRPSWQDPNSSRREGGRPRPTPASPPPHKQEEGTSLPFLIPIILPDFKPNRTVKRIQEFPPSCEQERLEALEEIQQRQQEGTFVPECEGDGTYKPVQCHQATGYCWCVQADTGRPVPGTSTRNFPPDCESDVAAKSAEMGSLFRDRALPGCPGPKKAEFLSNLMKALTSDMTQSRLMPITHRRLSDRTPGPSLEERAARWHFVRLDKDFSDGLSERELRPLKLYVKQHARPKRCARKFLEYCDLDANRLVSLPELRACLGLS; this is translated from the exons TTCATCATCTCGGAGAGCGAGCGGGGGCCGCCATGCCCGGCCGAATGCCCCCGCGAGCGCCACCGGCCCGTCTGCGCCTCCGACGGCAAACTCTACAAATCCCAGTGTGTCTTCCAGCGCGCCCGGTGCCAGGAGCCCctcctccaggcactgccccgcTTCCGCTGTGGGGGCGCCCACCACGACCCCACCA GCCTGAACCTCACCCGGTGCCAAGAGGATCGTGCAGCCGCCCTGGCCCGGCGCCAGGCGGACTCCATCTACGTCCCTGAGTGCAACGAGGACGGCTCCTTCTTGCAG GTGCAGTGCCACAGGCAGACGGGCTACTGCTGGTGCGCCACCACCGAGGGCAAACCCGTCAGCGGGACGTCCGTGCTCAACCAGACGCCCAACTGCACAG GTTCCTATGTGGTGCGACCGTCCTGGCAGGACCCTAACTCATCACGGAGAG AAGGcgggagacccaggcccaccccggcaagccccccgccccacaaGCAGGAAG AGGGGACCTCGCTGCCGTTCCTCATACCCATCATCCTCCCCGACTTCAAGCCCAATCGCACGGTGAAGCGGATTCAAG AGTTCCCTCCGTCCTGCGAGCAGGAGCGGCTGGAGGCCCTCGAGGAAATTCAGCAGCGTCAGCAGGAGGGGACCTTCGTCCCAGAGTGCGAGGGAGACGGCACCTACAAACCCGTCCAGTGCCACCAGGCCACGGGCTACTGCTGGTGCGTGCAGGCCGACACCGGCCGGCCCGTCCCCGGCACCTCCACCAG GAACTTCCCGCCAGACTGCGAGTCTGATGTTGCGGCCAAGAGCGCGGAGATGGGCTCTCTCTTCCGGGACAGGGCGCTGCCAG GCTGCCCGGGTCCCAAGAAGGCAGAGTTCCTGTCCAATCTGATGAAGGCCTTGACGTCCGACATGACCCAGTCCCGGCTGATGCCCATCACGCATAGGAG GCTGTCGGATCGCACGCCGGGCCCCAGCCTGGAGGAGCGGGCGGCGCGCTGGCATTTCGTGCGCCTGGACAAGGACTTCAGCGACGGGCTGAGCGAGCGGGAGCTGCGGCCCCTCAAGCTCTACGTGAAGCAGCACGCGCGGCCCAAGCGCTGCGCCCGCAAGTTCCTGGAGTACTGCGACCTGGACGCCAACCGGCTCGTCTCCCTGCCGGAGCTCAGGGCCTGCCTGGGACTCAGCTAG